A genome region from Streptomyces pratensis includes the following:
- a CDS encoding DEAD/DEAH box helicase translates to MTEDLSPAERYQASRVRAAEQATALGPFREMYEFGLDPFQIEACQALEAGKGVLVAAPTGSGKTIVGEFAVHLALLQGRKCFYTTPIKALSNQKFADLVRRYGADKVGLLTGDNSVNADAPVVVMTTEVLRNMLYAGSQALTGLGYVVMDEVHYLSDRFRGAVWEEVIIHLPESVTLVSLSATVSNAEEFGDWLDTVRGDTQVIVSEHRPVPLWQHVMAGRRMYDLFEEETDHGGRGTGRREVSPDLVRLARMENQRGYNPRERRRGKMVREADRERERRQRSRIWTPSRPEVIDRLDAEGLLPAITFIFSRAGCQAAVQQCLQAGLRLNDEDKRHLVREIVEERTASIPPEDLHVLGYYEWLEGLERGIAAHHAGMLPTFKEVVEELFVRGLVKAVFATETLALGINMPARSVVLEKLVKWNGEQHADITPGEYTQLTGRAGRRGIDVEGHAVVLWQRGMDPGALAGLAGTRTYPLRSSFRPSYNMAVNLVQQFGRHRSRELLETSFAQFQADRSVVGISRQVQRNEEGLAGYKEGMTCHLGDFEEYARLRRDLKDRETDLAKQGAAQRRAAAASSLEKLKPGDVIHVPTGKFAGLALVLDPGLPAGRTNGHRGLEYHDGPRPLVLTVERQVKRLAQIDFPVPVEALERMRVPKSFNPRSPQSRRDLASALRSKAGHIDPGRHRKQRATAADDREIARLRTELRAHPCHGCDEREDHARWAERYHRLQRDTRQLEHRIEGRTNTIARTFDRIVALLTELDYLRGSEVTDNGRRLARLYGELDLLASECLRDGVWEGLNPAELAACVSALVYEARQADDAVAPKLPSGPAKAAMAEMVRIWGRLDALEEDFKISQTEGVGQREPDLGFAWAVYMWASGRTLDEVLREAEMPAGDFVRWCKQVIDVLGQIAAAAPRDGSSVAKNAHKAVDAVLRGVVAYSSVG, encoded by the coding sequence ATGACAGAGGACCTCTCACCAGCTGAGCGATACCAGGCGTCCCGGGTCCGTGCGGCCGAGCAGGCCACCGCCCTCGGGCCCTTCCGCGAGATGTACGAATTCGGACTGGACCCGTTCCAGATCGAGGCCTGCCAGGCCCTGGAGGCCGGCAAGGGGGTGCTGGTCGCGGCCCCCACCGGGTCGGGCAAGACGATCGTCGGTGAATTCGCCGTTCACCTGGCTCTGCTGCAGGGCCGCAAGTGCTTCTACACCACGCCGATCAAGGCCCTGTCCAACCAGAAGTTCGCCGATCTCGTCCGGCGCTACGGCGCGGACAAGGTCGGCCTGCTGACCGGTGACAACAGCGTCAACGCGGACGCTCCCGTGGTCGTGATGACGACCGAGGTCCTGCGCAACATGCTGTACGCGGGTTCCCAGGCCCTCACCGGCCTCGGCTACGTGGTCATGGACGAGGTGCACTACCTCTCCGACCGCTTCCGGGGCGCCGTGTGGGAGGAAGTGATCATCCACCTGCCGGAGTCCGTGACCCTGGTGTCCCTGTCGGCGACGGTGTCCAACGCCGAGGAGTTCGGCGACTGGCTGGACACCGTCCGCGGCGACACCCAGGTCATCGTCTCCGAGCACCGGCCCGTGCCGCTGTGGCAGCACGTCATGGCCGGCCGCCGGATGTACGACCTCTTCGAGGAGGAGACCGACCACGGCGGCAGGGGCACCGGCCGGCGCGAGGTCAGCCCGGATCTCGTCCGGCTCGCCCGGATGGAGAACCAGCGCGGATACAACCCGCGCGAGCGCCGGCGCGGAAAGATGGTGCGCGAGGCGGACCGGGAGCGCGAGCGGCGCCAGCGCAGCCGTATCTGGACCCCGTCCAGGCCCGAGGTCATCGACCGGCTCGACGCCGAAGGACTCCTTCCCGCGATCACCTTCATCTTCAGCCGGGCCGGCTGCCAGGCGGCCGTACAGCAGTGCCTTCAGGCGGGGCTCCGGCTGAACGACGAGGACAAGCGCCACCTGGTCCGGGAGATCGTCGAGGAGCGGACGGCCTCCATCCCCCCCGAGGACCTCCACGTCCTCGGGTACTACGAGTGGCTCGAGGGCCTGGAGCGGGGCATCGCCGCGCACCACGCCGGGATGCTGCCGACCTTCAAGGAGGTCGTGGAGGAGCTGTTCGTCCGAGGCCTGGTCAAGGCGGTCTTCGCGACCGAGACGCTGGCGCTCGGCATCAACATGCCCGCACGCTCGGTGGTGCTCGAGAAGCTCGTCAAGTGGAACGGCGAGCAGCACGCCGACATCACACCCGGGGAGTACACCCAGCTGACCGGACGGGCCGGGCGCCGGGGCATCGACGTCGAGGGGCACGCGGTCGTCCTGTGGCAGCGGGGCATGGACCCCGGGGCCCTCGCCGGACTCGCGGGCACGCGTACGTATCCGCTGCGGTCCAGCTTCCGGCCCTCGTACAACATGGCCGTCAACCTCGTGCAGCAGTTCGGGCGGCATCGCTCGCGTGAGCTGCTGGAGACCTCCTTCGCGCAGTTCCAGGCCGACCGTTCCGTCGTCGGGATCTCCCGGCAGGTCCAGCGCAACGAGGAGGGCCTCGCGGGCTACAAGGAGGGCATGACCTGCCACCTCGGGGACTTCGAGGAGTACGCACGGCTGCGCCGCGACCTCAAGGACCGCGAGACGGACCTGGCCAAGCAGGGGGCGGCCCAGCGGAGGGCTGCCGCCGCGTCGTCCCTGGAGAAGCTGAAGCCCGGTGACGTCATCCACGTCCCCACCGGCAAGTTCGCCGGACTCGCCCTGGTGCTCGACCCCGGGCTGCCCGCCGGACGGACCAACGGCCATCGCGGGCTCGAGTACCACGACGGGCCGCGCCCCCTGGTGCTCACCGTCGAGCGACAGGTCAAGAGGCTCGCCCAGATCGACTTCCCGGTGCCGGTGGAGGCGCTGGAGCGGATGCGGGTGCCCAAATCGTTCAACCCGCGCTCACCGCAGTCCCGCCGTGACCTGGCCTCCGCGTTGCGGAGCAAGGCGGGGCACATCGACCCGGGACGGCACCGCAAGCAGCGGGCCACCGCGGCCGACGACCGGGAGATCGCCAGGCTGCGGACCGAGCTGCGCGCCCACCCCTGCCACGGGTGCGACGAGCGCGAGGACCATGCCCGCTGGGCCGAGCGGTATCACCGGCTGCAGCGGGACACGCGACAGCTGGAACACCGCATCGAGGGCCGGACGAACACCATCGCCCGTACCTTCGACCGCATCGTCGCGCTCCTGACCGAGCTCGACTACCTGCGGGGCAGCGAGGTCACCGACAACGGCCGACGCCTCGCACGGCTCTACGGAGAGCTCGACCTGCTGGCCAGCGAATGCCTGCGGGACGGCGTCTGGGAAGGGCTCAATCCCGCCGAACTGGCCGCCTGTGTCTCGGCGCTGGTCTATGAGGCGCGCCAGGCGGACGACGCCGTCGCGCCGAAGCTGCCCTCCGGACCGGCGAAGGCGGCGATGGCCGAGATGGTCCGCATCTGGGGCAGGCTCGACGCCCTGGAGGAGGACTTCAAGATCAGCCAGACGGAAGGGGTCGGTCAGCGGGAACCCGACCTCGGCTTCGCCTGGGCGGTCTACATGTGGGCTTCCGGCAGGACGCTGGACGAGGTCCTCCGCGAGGCGGAGATGCCGGCCGGCGACTTCGTGCGGTGGTGCAAGCAAGTCATCGACGTGCTCGGCCAGATCGCGGCTGCGGCTCCCCGGGATGGGAGCTCGGTGGCGAAGAACGCCCACAAGGCCGTCGACGCCGTGCTGCGGGGTGTTGTGGCGTACAGCTCCGTGGGGTGA
- a CDS encoding diacylglycerol kinase translates to MTSEITLFVNPTAGSGRGARAAQPAASALRDAGFSVRTVLGEDADDALRRAREAVAGGTGALIAVGGDGMMSLALQAVAGTSTPLGAVAVGTGNDFARALGLPIRDPAAAGRLAAEALKAGTVRSIDLGRVGERWFGSVLASGFDSRVNDRGNRMRWVGGRFKYDLAILAELAAFRPIPYRIRLDGGPETEIEATLIAVGNGTTYGGGMRICADAVMDDGLFDVTVVGDCSRTTLLKVFPKVYKGTHLGHPKVTVHRVSSIELAAAGVTAYADGEPLGALPLGATCVPGAVRVLAP, encoded by the coding sequence GTGACCAGCGAGATCACCCTCTTCGTCAATCCCACCGCGGGAAGCGGCCGGGGCGCGCGTGCCGCGCAGCCGGCCGCTTCCGCGTTGCGGGACGCCGGCTTCTCCGTACGGACGGTTCTCGGTGAGGACGCCGACGACGCCCTGCGGCGTGCCCGAGAGGCCGTGGCCGGCGGGACCGGAGCGCTGATAGCCGTGGGCGGCGACGGCATGATGTCGCTCGCCCTGCAGGCCGTCGCCGGTACCTCGACTCCGCTCGGCGCCGTGGCCGTGGGAACCGGGAACGACTTCGCCCGCGCCCTCGGGCTGCCGATCCGCGATCCGGCCGCAGCGGGACGGCTGGCTGCCGAGGCGCTCAAGGCCGGGACGGTGCGCTCGATCGACCTCGGCCGGGTCGGGGAGCGATGGTTCGGCTCGGTGCTGGCATCGGGCTTCGACTCGCGTGTCAACGACCGGGGGAACCGTATGCGCTGGGTCGGCGGGCGCTTCAAGTACGACCTGGCGATCCTCGCCGAACTGGCGGCCTTCCGCCCGATCCCGTACCGCATAAGGCTGGACGGCGGTCCGGAGACCGAGATCGAGGCGACTCTGATCGCGGTGGGCAACGGGACCACGTACGGCGGCGGCATGCGGATCTGCGCCGACGCGGTCATGGACGACGGGCTCTTCGACGTGACCGTGGTCGGCGACTGCAGCCGCACCACGCTGCTCAAGGTCTTTCCCAAGGTGTACAAGGGGACGCACCTCGGGCACCCGAAGGTCACCGTCCACCGGGTGTCGTCGATAGAGCTGGCCGCGGCCGGTGTCACGGCCTACGCGGACGGGGAGCCGCTGGGCGCGCTGCCGCTCGGCGCCACCTGCGTACCCGGCGCGGTGCGGGTCCTTGCACCGTGA
- the tatC gene encoding twin-arginine translocase subunit TatC, translated as MLKSARKQEKDDEGRMPLLDHLRELRNRLLKSVLAIIVAVIAAAFFQKEIFEFLMKPILDSVGCKNGAVTMVNGRPCAEMTTNGLLSPFTIALKVSLMAGVLVATPVWLYQLWAFVAPGLHKQEKRYSVAFVAAGVPLFVAGAYLAYAILPQTAEIMLGFTPDNVKNLLPLDDFLDLITRMVIVFGLAFELPLLLILLNMTGVLSGARMLRWWRGMLVGLTAFAAIATPGGEPISMLLLAGPLAVLYFIAVGFSLLNDKRRRRGNPDAELDDDEASKLDLTPEAVGAIEPVTSRAALPEQAGGDADGGRSHRLNGYDDIT; from the coding sequence TTGCTCAAGTCTGCCCGCAAGCAGGAGAAGGACGACGAGGGGCGGATGCCCCTCCTCGATCACCTGCGTGAGCTGCGCAACCGACTTCTGAAGTCGGTCCTGGCGATCATCGTCGCCGTGATCGCCGCGGCGTTCTTCCAGAAGGAAATCTTCGAGTTCCTGATGAAGCCGATCCTGGACTCGGTCGGCTGCAAGAACGGCGCCGTGACCATGGTCAACGGCCGCCCCTGCGCGGAGATGACCACCAACGGTCTGCTGTCACCGTTCACCATCGCGCTGAAGGTGTCCCTGATGGCGGGCGTACTGGTGGCCACGCCCGTGTGGCTGTACCAGCTGTGGGCCTTCGTCGCCCCCGGCCTGCACAAGCAGGAGAAGCGCTACTCCGTCGCCTTCGTCGCGGCCGGGGTCCCGCTTTTCGTCGCCGGTGCCTACCTGGCGTACGCGATCCTGCCGCAGACCGCGGAGATCATGCTCGGTTTCACACCCGACAACGTGAAGAACCTGCTGCCGCTCGACGACTTCCTCGACCTCATCACCCGCATGGTGATCGTCTTCGGGCTCGCCTTCGAACTGCCGCTGCTGCTCATCCTCCTCAACATGACCGGCGTCCTGTCAGGAGCCCGCATGCTGCGCTGGTGGCGCGGGATGCTCGTCGGCCTGACCGCGTTCGCGGCCATCGCCACACCGGGCGGCGAGCCCATCTCGATGCTGCTCCTCGCCGGCCCCCTCGCGGTGCTCTACTTCATCGCGGTCGGGTTCTCGCTGCTCAACGACAAGCGCAGGCGCCGGGGCAACCCCGATGCCGAGCTCGACGACGACGAGGCGTCGAAGCTGGACCTCACCCCCGAAGCGGTCGGCGCGATCGAACCGGTGACCTCCCGGGCAGCCCTGCCCGAGCAGGCCGGGGGCGATGCGGACGGTGGGCGGTCTCACCGGCTCAACGGTTACGACGACATCACCTGA
- the tatA gene encoding Sec-independent protein translocase subunit TatA, with protein MIGNLKPLEIVLIIAVILLLFGAKKLPDMARSLGKSARILKSEAKAMKKDDAEPAAPTAENVADTTPPAATARTIQAAPGDVTSSRPVSEAKPTTQS; from the coding sequence ATGATCGGCAATCTGAAGCCCCTCGAGATCGTTCTGATCATCGCTGTCATCCTGCTGCTCTTCGGTGCCAAGAAGCTTCCTGACATGGCGCGTTCGCTCGGCAAGTCGGCCCGCATCCTCAAGAGCGAGGCCAAGGCCATGAAGAAGGACGACGCGGAGCCCGCGGCGCCCACTGCGGAGAACGTCGCGGACACCACCCCGCCGGCGGCCACCGCGCGCACGATCCAGGCCGCTCCGGGAGACGTCACCAGCTCCCGCCCGGTCAGCGAGGCCAAGCCCACCACCCAGAGCTGA
- a CDS encoding helix-turn-helix transcriptional regulator has translation MATNAIDQTRRMLSLVTYLRERPGAHVQDVARAFGITEDELISDLDVLPMCGTSFRGGDLLDIDTDGDRIWWHNPDDVAEPLRLAADEATALLVAARAVATLPGLRESDRQALVRATAKLETAAGEVGAASSRLSVTFESEGGVFADVDRAISERRRLWLRYYSPARDELTEREVDPIRLFAVGRTYMEGWCRLTEARRTFRLDRVAEIRLLDAPSAPPELELRDLSEGLVQPAAEDPEVVIEVGPGGRWVAEYYPHDSAEELPDGGLRITLRTPDPASLRRLALRLGGEGRITSPPELAESARLAAREALAAYDGAL, from the coding sequence GTGGCCACGAACGCGATCGACCAGACCCGGCGGATGCTCTCCCTCGTCACCTATCTGCGCGAGCGCCCCGGCGCGCACGTCCAGGACGTCGCCCGGGCCTTCGGGATCACCGAGGACGAGCTGATCTCCGACCTCGACGTCCTCCCCATGTGCGGTACCAGCTTCCGCGGCGGGGACCTGCTGGACATCGACACCGACGGCGACCGGATCTGGTGGCACAACCCGGACGATGTGGCCGAGCCGCTGCGGCTCGCCGCCGACGAGGCGACCGCCCTGCTCGTCGCGGCCCGCGCAGTCGCCACGCTCCCCGGCCTGCGTGAGAGCGACCGGCAGGCGCTGGTGCGCGCGACCGCGAAGCTGGAGACGGCCGCCGGCGAGGTGGGGGCCGCCAGCTCGCGGCTCTCCGTCACCTTCGAGTCCGAGGGCGGCGTGTTCGCCGATGTGGACCGGGCGATCTCCGAGCGCCGCCGGCTCTGGCTGCGCTACTACTCACCCGCCCGGGACGAACTGACCGAGCGCGAGGTGGACCCGATCCGGCTGTTCGCCGTCGGCCGCACCTATATGGAGGGCTGGTGCCGGCTCACCGAGGCGCGGCGTACGTTCAGGCTCGACCGGGTCGCCGAGATCAGGCTCCTCGACGCCCCGTCCGCCCCGCCGGAGCTGGAGCTGCGTGACCTCTCCGAGGGGCTGGTGCAGCCCGCCGCCGAGGATCCGGAGGTCGTCATCGAGGTCGGACCCGGCGGCAGGTGGGTCGCCGAGTACTACCCGCACGACAGCGCGGAGGAACTGCCCGACGGCGGCCTGCGGATCACCCTCCGCACTCCCGACCCGGCCTCCCTGCGCAGACTCGCCCTGCGGCTCGGCGGAGAGGGACGCATCACATCGCCCCCGGAGCTGGCCGAGAGTGCCCGGCTGGCGGCGCGTGAGGCCCTGGCCGCCTACGACGGCGCGCTCTGA
- a CDS encoding helix-turn-helix transcriptional regulator, whose protein sequence is MAIAKAERLMNLALCLLGTRRPLSKRELRGSIEAYLEAGSDESFNRMFERDKDDLRELGLIIETVENLDGDTGYLARRDSNRLPPITLDAEEAAALGLAAKVWQQARLAGAASGALQKLRAAGMPEAEDAYEVHSALEPRIPVHEAAFEPLMLACRDRRPVTFDYRKGNAARPEQRQVEPWTLECWRGHWYLAGWDRDRGAERVFRLSRISGRVRSRAGAFTALVPDAVTVRETVESWAGETATRTARIRLRTGSGYPLRSRAITVRELGDGWDELEIPYGHGLDAWLVEFGPDVIVSEPADLRADVMDRLRAVAKD, encoded by the coding sequence ATGGCGATTGCCAAGGCCGAACGGCTGATGAACCTGGCACTGTGTCTGCTGGGTACCCGGCGCCCGCTCAGCAAGCGTGAGCTCCGCGGATCCATCGAGGCCTACCTGGAGGCGGGCTCCGACGAATCCTTCAACCGGATGTTCGAGCGGGACAAGGACGATCTGCGTGAACTCGGTCTGATCATCGAGACCGTGGAGAACCTGGACGGCGACACCGGGTACCTCGCGCGCCGTGACAGCAACCGGCTGCCCCCCATCACCCTGGACGCCGAGGAGGCCGCGGCCCTCGGACTCGCCGCGAAGGTCTGGCAGCAGGCCCGGCTCGCCGGCGCCGCGAGCGGCGCCCTGCAGAAGCTGCGCGCCGCCGGGATGCCCGAGGCCGAGGACGCCTACGAGGTGCACAGCGCCCTCGAACCCCGCATCCCGGTCCACGAGGCCGCCTTCGAACCGCTGATGCTCGCCTGCCGGGACCGCCGCCCGGTCACCTTCGACTACCGCAAGGGCAACGCCGCCCGTCCCGAGCAGCGCCAGGTCGAGCCCTGGACGCTCGAGTGCTGGCGCGGCCACTGGTACCTGGCGGGCTGGGACCGCGACCGGGGAGCGGAGCGGGTCTTCCGGCTGTCCCGCATCTCGGGCCGGGTCCGCTCCCGCGCCGGGGCCTTCACGGCGCTGGTTCCCGACGCCGTCACCGTCCGCGAGACCGTGGAGAGCTGGGCGGGCGAGACCGCGACCAGGACCGCCCGCATCAGGCTGCGCACCGGATCCGGCTACCCGCTGCGCTCCCGCGCGATAACAGTGAGGGAACTCGGCGACGGCTGGGACGAGTTGGAGATTCCGTACGGACACGGGCTGGATGCCTGGCTCGTGGAGTTCGGGCCGGACGTGATCGTGAGCGAACCCGCCGATCTGCGGGCCGACGTGATGGACCGGCTGCGCGCCGTGGCCAAGGACTGA
- a CDS encoding FKBP-type peptidyl-prolyl cis-trans isomerase — protein MSIEKPEIDFPGGEPPADLEIKEIWEGDGPVAQAGQTVSVHYVGVAFSTGEEFDASWNRGTPLQFQLGAGQVIAGWDKGVQGMKVGGRRQLTIPAHLAYGDRGAGGGSIAPGETLIFVCDLVGV, from the coding sequence GTGAGCATCGAGAAGCCCGAGATCGACTTCCCGGGTGGCGAGCCGCCGGCCGACCTGGAGATCAAGGAAATCTGGGAGGGCGACGGACCGGTGGCCCAGGCGGGCCAGACCGTCTCCGTGCACTACGTCGGTGTGGCCTTCTCCACCGGCGAGGAGTTCGACGCCTCGTGGAACCGCGGCACCCCGCTGCAGTTCCAGCTCGGTGCCGGTCAGGTCATCGCCGGCTGGGACAAGGGTGTCCAGGGCATGAAGGTCGGCGGCCGTCGTCAGCTGACCATCCCCGCGCACCTCGCCTACGGCGACCGCGGCGCGGGCGGCGGCAGCATCGCCCCGGGCGAGACGCTGATCTTCGTCTGCGACCTCGTCGGCGTCTGA
- a CDS encoding FKBP-type peptidyl-prolyl cis-trans isomerase, producing the protein MRRLAGLLVVPLLLLSTAACGDDKASDSASKNGFPAITAGAKFGEKPTLAKGEGDPPKKLKTEVISEGDGATLKNGDAAEVNYLGQAWDSTKPFDNSFDRKQPFGLVLGGGMVIPGWEQGLVGQKVGSRVQLVIPPELGYGEQGQGEDIKPNATLVFVVDVVSGESVPKSPKGSTVAQDNIDLPKIGTNTDGKAPKVTIPKGDPPKKLVSNYIIESDGEAVKDTDTIVVNYEAYLWKGAKKFDSTYETGKVASFPLTNITVKGLKAGLVGKKVGSRILLVIPPDQGFGDQAQQTIPANSTLVWSVDILTKM; encoded by the coding sequence GTGCGCCGACTTGCCGGCCTTCTCGTCGTCCCCCTTCTGCTGCTGTCCACAGCGGCATGCGGCGACGACAAGGCCTCCGACTCCGCCTCCAAGAACGGGTTTCCCGCGATCACCGCGGGAGCGAAGTTCGGTGAGAAGCCCACTCTGGCGAAGGGTGAGGGGGATCCACCGAAGAAACTGAAGACCGAGGTCATCAGTGAGGGGGACGGTGCGACGCTCAAGAACGGCGACGCGGCCGAGGTCAACTATCTCGGGCAGGCCTGGGATTCCACCAAGCCGTTCGACAACAGTTTCGACCGCAAGCAGCCCTTCGGCCTCGTTCTCGGTGGCGGCATGGTCATCCCGGGCTGGGAGCAGGGGCTCGTCGGCCAGAAGGTCGGCAGCCGTGTGCAGTTGGTCATCCCCCCGGAACTCGGCTACGGCGAGCAGGGCCAGGGGGAGGACATCAAGCCCAACGCCACGCTCGTATTCGTCGTGGACGTGGTGAGCGGGGAGTCGGTCCCGAAGTCCCCGAAGGGCAGCACGGTCGCCCAGGACAACATCGACCTGCCGAAGATCGGCACGAACACCGACGGCAAGGCGCCCAAGGTCACGATCCCCAAGGGGGACCCGCCCAAGAAGCTGGTCTCCAACTACATCATCGAGTCCGACGGGGAGGCCGTGAAGGACACCGACACCATCGTCGTGAACTACGAGGCCTACCTGTGGAAGGGTGCGAAGAAGTTCGACAGCACCTACGAGACCGGCAAGGTCGCGAGCTTCCCGCTGACCAACATCACCGTCAAGGGACTCAAGGCCGGACTGGTCGGCAAGAAGGTGGGCAGCCGCATCCTGCTCGTCATCCCGCCGGACCAGGGTTTCGGTGACCAGGCGCAGCAGACCATCCCCGCGAACTCGACGCTCGTGTGGTCCGTGGACATCCTGACAAAGATGTAA
- the pafA gene encoding Pup--protein ligase: MDRRIFGLENEYGVTCTFRGQRRLSPDEVARYLFRRVVSWGRSSNVFLRNGARLYLDVGSHPEYATPECDNVTELVTHDKAGERILEGLLVDAERRLHEEGIAGDVYLFKNNTDSAGNSYGCHENYLVARHGEFSRLADILIPFLVTRQLICGAGKVLQTPRGAVYCVSQRAEHIWEGVSSATTRSRPIINTRDEPHADAERYRRLHVIVGDSNMSETTMLLKVGATDLVLRMIEAGTVMRDLTLENPIRAIREVSHDITGQRKVRLASGREASAIEVQREYYEKAVDFVERRGIRTGTVEQVLELWGRTLDAIEAEDLDRIGTEIDWVMKYKLIERYRAKHNMTMSNPRVAQIDLAYHDIHRRRGLYYLLERKGQAARICNDLKIFEGKSVPPQTTRARLRGDFIRRAQEQRRDFTVDWVHLKLNDQAQRTVLCKDPFRSVDDRVEKLIAGM, encoded by the coding sequence ATGGACCGCCGCATTTTCGGGCTGGAGAACGAGTACGGCGTCACGTGCACGTTCAGGGGACAGCGCCGACTGTCACCTGACGAAGTGGCGCGCTACCTCTTCCGCCGTGTTGTGTCATGGGGCCGCAGCAGCAATGTCTTCCTGCGGAACGGCGCCCGCCTCTACCTCGACGTGGGATCGCATCCGGAATACGCAACACCCGAATGCGACAACGTGACCGAACTGGTCACGCACGACAAGGCGGGCGAGCGCATTCTCGAAGGCCTGCTCGTCGACGCCGAACGCCGCCTGCACGAGGAGGGAATCGCGGGCGACGTCTATCTCTTCAAGAACAACACCGACTCGGCTGGAAACTCCTACGGATGCCACGAGAACTACCTCGTGGCACGGCACGGAGAATTCTCCCGGCTCGCGGACATCCTCATTCCGTTCCTCGTCACCCGTCAGCTGATCTGTGGTGCGGGCAAGGTGCTGCAGACGCCGCGCGGAGCCGTCTACTGCGTGAGCCAGCGGGCCGAGCACATCTGGGAGGGCGTCAGTTCCGCGACGACGCGTTCCCGCCCGATCATCAACACCCGGGACGAACCCCACGCCGACGCGGAGCGGTACCGCCGCCTCCACGTCATCGTCGGTGACTCCAACATGTCCGAGACGACCATGCTCCTCAAGGTGGGCGCCACCGACCTCGTGCTGCGCATGATCGAGGCGGGCACGGTGATGCGCGACCTGACCCTGGAGAACCCGATCCGGGCCATCCGCGAGGTCAGCCACGACATCACGGGCCAGCGCAAGGTGCGCCTGGCCAGCGGCCGCGAGGCGTCGGCCATCGAGGTCCAGCGCGAGTACTACGAGAAGGCCGTCGACTTCGTCGAGCGCCGGGGCATCCGCACCGGCACCGTCGAGCAGGTCCTCGAGCTGTGGGGCCGCACCCTGGACGCCATCGAGGCCGAGGACCTCGACCGGATCGGCACCGAGATCGACTGGGTCATGAAGTACAAGCTCATCGAGCGGTACCGGGCGAAGCACAACATGACCATGTCGAATCCGAGGGTCGCTCAGATAGACCTCGCCTACCACGACATCCACCGGCGGCGTGGGCTCTACTACCTCCTGGAGCGCAAGGGCCAGGCCGCCCGCATCTGCAACGACCTGAAGATCTTCGAGGGCAAGTCGGTGCCCCCGCAGACGACCAGGGCGCGGCTGCGCGGGGACTTCATCCGCCGGGCGCAGGAGCAGCGACGGGACTTCACCGTCGACTGGGTCCACCTCAAGCTCAACGACCAGGCGCAGCGCACCGTGCTGTGCAAGGACCCCTTCCGCTCCGTCGACGACCGGGTGGAGAAGCTGATCGCGGGCATGTGA